In Hippocampus zosterae strain Florida chromosome 3, ASM2543408v3, whole genome shotgun sequence, a genomic segment contains:
- the aagab gene encoding alpha- and gamma-adaptin-binding protein p34 produces the protein MKMSDSEDATMSLPCVVVTSSDATFKEEEIIKQILGVKTLPEPTKQEQTVVWYPWTINNKYYTADVRLCTVSSTFLMSSEIAQSMQAFIAYFDSTKKDGLEKLQPWISVVEDIAPEVLILVCDRICEDGVTRHEAQQWCLSHSFELVELNPQELPDEDDDFPESTGVKRIVQALNANVWTSVEMKDGNSQSFGLMSSLVAARHNHPRSCQDPQSSSLPAEGTLADEVTHTETRSSTENTVVDAMTNLDIQELANLTAGDADVDNFERLFTKLKEMKDKASSLPHDQRKLHAEKVAKAFWMAIGGDDDEIDGLSSGEES, from the exons atgaaaatgtcaGACTCGGAGGACGCTACAATGTCTCTTCCGTGTGTGGTTGTCACTAGCAGCGACGCCACctttaaagaagaagaaattatTAAAC AAATTCTCGGTGTGAAGACGTTGCCAGAGCCGaccaaacaagaacaaacagtagTGTGGTACCCGTGGACCATCAACAACAAGTATTATACAGCAGATGTCCGGCTCTGTACCGTCTCCAGCACTTTTCTAATGTCGTCAGAAATTGCACAGTCCATGCAGGCTTTCATTGCGTATTTTGATAGTACAAAG AAGGATGGTTTGGAAAAGCTCCAACCATGGATATCAGTGGTAGAGGACATTGCTCCAGAGGTGCTGATTCTCGTGTGTGACAGAATTTGTGAAGACG GTGTTACCAGACATGAAGCCCAACAATGGTGTTTGTCGCACAGCTTTGAGCTGGTGGAACTCAATCCCCAGGAGTTGCCTGATGAAGATG atgACTTTCCAGAATCCACAGGAGTAAAGAGAATTGTCCAGGCACTCAATGCAAACGTGTGGACCAGTGTGGAGATGAAAGATG GGAACAGTCAGAGCTTTGGCCTAATGAGCAGTTTGGTGGCTGCTCGACACAACCACCCTCGGAGCTGTCAAGATCCACAA TCTTCTAGTCTACCGGCAGAGGGCACACTTGCTGATGAAGTGACTCATACAGAGACCCGCAGCTCAACGGAGAACACAGTTGTCG ATGCAATGACAAATTTGGACATTCAGGAACTTGCAAATCTCACAGCTGGAGATGCAGACGTGGATAATTTTGAACGCCTCTTCACCAAACTAAAAGAGATGAAAG ACAAAGCTTCATCATTACCTCATGACCAGAGAAAGCTTCACGCAGAGAAG GTTGCAAAAGCTTTTTGGATGGCCattggtggtgatgatgatgagataGATGGCTTATCATCAGGCGAGGAAAGCTAA